The Silvanigrella paludirubra genome includes a window with the following:
- a CDS encoding phospho-sugar mutase — MIEETLKDLSSKTFYPLNDCFDKISSWLKDESISKEDKEEILILIKNKEISELRDRFYRDLEFGTGGIRGVMGMGANRLNKYVLRRAVQGVANYIIRCGENAKKRGVAIAYDSRNNSSVFGQEVACVLAANGIRSYIFPTLQTTPSLSYAIRKLGCISGFCITASHNPPQYNGIKVYWEDGAQIISPQDTEILKEVFSIKSFSETKHMDYSKAQSLGLSQFIHDDVLNCYFKEIENLCMAPNSSKNINIVYTPLHGTGKIPTLRALKTFGYENVYVVPEQGEPNGNFPTVKKPNPEEPEALSLAIKYASERKADCVFATDPDSDRLAIVTYDPKMAHGIMKHQAVGDYILLNGNQTAALLIDSILKFKKSNGTLEKSHKIVKTIVTSDLLEKICAEYDIEIFNTLTGFKWIAGLVRSWEEKNNNFKYLFGTEESFGYMPSNNVRDKDAISAMCQAAEMISLAKDSNKTLCESLFDIFKKHGAWQEDLINIDLYGEEGALRISRIMHKMRENPVMNWGGHQVTSILDYTDKNVQERYHIPHSNVLQFLLDDGSKISMRPSGTEPKLKFYVSVCTNSSNVFEGYKETLEKIALLRKEILHFVDKVN; from the coding sequence ATGATAGAAGAAACTCTTAAAGACTTGAGTTCTAAAACTTTTTATCCACTAAATGATTGTTTTGATAAAATTTCAAGCTGGTTAAAAGACGAAAGTATTTCAAAAGAAGATAAAGAAGAAATTCTCATTCTCATAAAAAACAAAGAAATATCCGAATTAAGAGACCGTTTTTACCGTGACCTTGAATTTGGAACAGGCGGAATTCGTGGTGTTATGGGAATGGGGGCAAACCGCTTAAATAAATATGTTCTTAGACGTGCTGTTCAAGGAGTTGCGAATTACATTATAAGATGCGGTGAAAATGCTAAAAAACGCGGTGTAGCTATAGCTTATGACTCCAGAAACAACTCAAGTGTCTTTGGGCAAGAAGTAGCTTGTGTTCTTGCTGCAAATGGTATTCGTTCCTATATTTTTCCAACCCTACAAACAACCCCTTCTCTTTCTTACGCCATACGAAAATTAGGTTGTATTAGTGGCTTTTGTATAACAGCTAGTCATAATCCGCCTCAATATAATGGGATTAAAGTATATTGGGAAGATGGCGCACAAATTATATCACCACAAGATACAGAAATATTAAAAGAAGTTTTTTCAATTAAGTCTTTTTCTGAAACAAAACATATGGATTATTCTAAAGCACAAAGTCTTGGATTGAGTCAGTTTATCCATGATGATGTTTTGAATTGTTACTTTAAAGAAATTGAAAATCTTTGCATGGCTCCTAACTCTTCAAAAAATATAAACATTGTTTATACTCCTCTTCATGGTACAGGAAAAATTCCAACATTAAGAGCTCTTAAAACTTTTGGATATGAAAATGTCTATGTTGTTCCTGAACAAGGAGAACCTAATGGAAATTTTCCGACAGTAAAAAAACCAAACCCAGAAGAACCAGAAGCTTTGTCTCTTGCAATTAAATACGCTTCAGAAAGAAAAGCGGATTGCGTTTTTGCAACCGACCCAGACTCAGACCGTCTTGCAATTGTTACTTATGATCCTAAAATGGCTCATGGCATCATGAAACACCAAGCTGTTGGCGATTATATTTTATTAAATGGAAACCAAACAGCTGCTTTATTAATTGATTCTATTTTAAAATTTAAAAAATCCAATGGTACCTTAGAAAAATCACATAAAATTGTAAAAACCATTGTTACTTCTGACTTATTAGAAAAAATTTGTGCTGAATACGACATTGAAATTTTTAATACTTTAACTGGTTTTAAATGGATTGCTGGTTTAGTGCGTAGCTGGGAAGAAAAAAACAATAATTTTAAATATTTATTTGGAACAGAAGAAAGTTTTGGCTATATGCCTAGCAATAATGTACGTGATAAAGATGCTATTTCTGCAATGTGTCAAGCTGCAGAAATGATTTCTTTAGCAAAAGATAGTAACAAAACTTTATGTGAAAGTTTATTTGATATCTTTAAAAAGCACGGTGCATGGCAAGAAGATCTTATAAATATCGATCTTTATGGAGAAGAAGGAGCATTAAGAATTTCTAGAATAATGCATAAAATGCGTGAAAATCCTGTCATGAACTGGGGTGGCCATCAGGTTACTTCTATACTAGATTATACAGATAAAAATGTTCAAGAACGTTACCATATCCCACACTCCAATGTTCTTCAGTTTTTACTAGACGATGGCAGTAAAATATCAATGAGACCTAGCGGAACAGAACCTAAATTAAAATTCTATGTTTCCGTATGTACTAATAGCTCAAATGTTTTTGAAGGTTACAAAGAAACCCTTGAAAAAATAGCTCTGTTACGTAAAGAGATTTTACACTTTGTAGATAAAGTAAATTAA
- a CDS encoding class I SAM-dependent methyltransferase: protein MESNLNYDNYFEKQWTEYKNIVTSNILFHNELHFYLLKTLEEYCKKINNNITLVDLGCGDSSNIISVLKNFKIKKYIGVDNTKLSINLSSKNLQELECEKELHLNEMDDFIYKMSDNSIDIIFSSFALHHIRHDRKKIFIEECNKKLKKEGILFIADPLLNDSNCQNDFINEFEKRMIENNLNPTEINEMITHCKKFDYHESISFYQDLCLKLNWCNFNILFSSNFISFFTFIK, encoded by the coding sequence ATGGAATCCAATCTAAATTATGACAACTATTTTGAAAAACAATGGACAGAATATAAAAATATTGTAACTTCAAATATTCTTTTCCATAATGAATTACATTTTTATCTTTTAAAAACATTAGAAGAATATTGCAAAAAAATAAATAATAATATTACTCTTGTTGATCTTGGATGCGGTGATTCAAGTAATATAATTTCAGTTTTAAAAAACTTTAAAATTAAAAAATATATCGGAGTTGATAATACGAAATTATCAATAAATTTGAGTTCAAAAAACTTACAAGAATTAGAATGTGAAAAAGAATTACATCTTAATGAAATGGATGATTTTATTTATAAAATGAGTGATAATAGTATTGATATTATTTTTAGTAGTTTTGCACTTCATCATATTAGACATGATAGAAAAAAAATTTTTATAGAAGAGTGTAATAAAAAACTAAAAAAAGAAGGAATTTTATTTATTGCAGATCCATTGTTAAATGATAGTAACTGTCAGAATGATTTTATAAATGAATTTGAAAAAAGAATGATTGAAAATAATCTGAATCCCACTGAAATTAATGAAATGATAACACATTGTAAAAAATTTGATTACCATGAATCAATTTCATTTTATCAAGATTTATGTTTAAAGTTAAATTGGTGTAATTTTAATATATTATTTAGTTCTAATTTTATATCGTTTTTTACTTTTATAAAATAA
- a CDS encoding APC family permease, whose protein sequence is MKGLKRDISTTAILVASAGGMVGSGWLFTSYYSAKIAGSGALISWLIATIFMIFIALPLCELGAMYPVSGGLSNYPKFTHGKIVGFIFSWLMWLSYLVMIPIEVQAVLQYSSIYWPNLLNADQSLTLSGYFCALFIMVFLVILNNFGIKIIVEVNKYISIWKFIIPVLAALAFIFVTKNPTLPSFHFASVDSWNDIFSALAIGGIAFAFTGFQNGLVLAGEVKNPQRNIPISILGAILVGFVLYTLLQYSFLVGVPKSMLDAQGGFSNLSFQGDAGPLVGLALVLGLGIIAKLLLLDAVVSPLGTAVIYTTATSRILYGMAENGFLPKTLLKLNRHHIPYITIIVNFCFGMLTFLPFPGWQKMVAFLSSTSILTYGIGGICLLAFRKQKPDMARPFKMPFPYIISNISFFVCSLMLYWCGWDNIWKLCIAVFIGLSFSFIFYKSTRTMKAFNELGWFLFYLVAILIISYFGNFGGNNHLPSPYDYVCLFTLSLVTLRWSTYTATKYNQQNSDELPLEKKLERA, encoded by the coding sequence ATGAAAGGACTTAAAAGAGATATCAGCACAACAGCTATTTTAGTTGCTTCAGCAGGTGGTATGGTTGGTAGCGGTTGGTTATTTACATCTTATTATTCAGCTAAAATCGCAGGAAGTGGAGCCTTAATTTCTTGGTTAATTGCAACTATATTTATGATATTTATTGCATTACCACTTTGCGAATTAGGAGCAATGTATCCTGTTTCAGGAGGGCTATCTAATTATCCTAAATTTACTCATGGAAAAATTGTAGGCTTTATTTTTTCTTGGCTTATGTGGCTATCCTATTTAGTGATGATTCCCATTGAAGTTCAAGCTGTTTTACAATATTCAAGTATATATTGGCCCAATTTACTAAACGCTGATCAAAGCCTTACATTATCAGGTTATTTTTGTGCTCTGTTTATTATGGTATTTTTGGTTATTTTAAATAATTTTGGAATTAAAATTATTGTAGAAGTGAACAAATATATTTCTATTTGGAAATTTATAATTCCTGTTTTAGCAGCTCTTGCATTTATATTTGTGACAAAAAATCCAACTCTCCCTTCTTTTCACTTTGCTTCTGTGGATTCTTGGAATGATATTTTTTCAGCATTAGCTATTGGTGGTATTGCTTTTGCTTTTACAGGGTTTCAAAATGGCTTAGTACTTGCTGGAGAAGTTAAAAATCCACAACGTAACATTCCTATTTCTATTTTAGGTGCCATTTTGGTAGGTTTTGTTTTATACACTCTTTTGCAATATTCCTTTCTTGTTGGTGTTCCAAAATCAATGTTAGATGCCCAAGGAGGATTTTCGAATCTATCATTTCAAGGTGATGCAGGCCCTTTAGTTGGTTTAGCTTTAGTATTAGGGCTTGGCATCATCGCTAAACTTTTACTTTTAGATGCAGTCGTGTCTCCTTTAGGCACAGCAGTTATTTATACAACTGCAACGTCACGTATTTTATATGGAATGGCTGAAAATGGATTTTTACCAAAAACGTTACTTAAGCTTAATCGTCATCATATCCCTTATATAACTATTATTGTAAATTTCTGTTTTGGAATGCTGACTTTTTTGCCTTTTCCGGGTTGGCAAAAAATGGTTGCCTTTTTGTCTTCAACAAGTATTTTAACTTACGGTATTGGGGGGATTTGTTTACTTGCTTTTCGAAAACAAAAACCTGATATGGCACGTCCTTTTAAAATGCCGTTTCCTTATATAATTTCAAATATATCCTTTTTTGTATGCTCTTTAATGCTTTATTGGTGTGGTTGGGATAATATTTGGAAGTTATGTATTGCCGTATTTATTGGTCTTTCATTTAGTTTTATTTTTTATAAATCAACTAGAACCATGAAAGCATTTAATGAATTGGGTTGGTTTCTTTTTTATCTAGTTGCTATTTTAATTATTTCTTATTTTGGAAATTTTGGTGGAAATAATCATTTACCTTCACCATATGATTATGTTTGTTTATTTACTCTAAGTTTAGTTACTTTAAGATGGTCTACCTATACTGCCACAAAATACAATCAGCAAAATTCGGATGAATTGCCTTTGGAAAAAAAATTGGAAAGAGCTTAA
- the coaD gene encoding pantetheine-phosphate adenylyltransferase, whose product MQSSVYAGSFDPWTYGHQFVLDSALEVFESVHVVSAINPAKQSLLKPEVRARVIAHAIDPFIDWWALDPPFRVGEKVIVTSQEGLVADYAKENNISHLIRGLRSTSDFEAEFNLYFSNQAINPKLQTWAVLCPHHLLHCSSTYVKTVVGKAHVKSVGAKFVAQALMLNWVRVIGQIFDLIEVCSSHRFDIDSSNLNETDLSECLQLLFSALAFRILRISRSVMVKTSKYIDTFLKQNGSRLRDEIKENKYYPQTEINNLWAILANCIEQDAIFPDGIDSGVSYLLSLSKNLGKTSIKLFNEDEVYHAYENLKK is encoded by the coding sequence ATGCAATCATCTGTATATGCTGGCTCATTTGATCCATGGACATATGGACATCAATTTGTACTCGACTCTGCACTAGAGGTATTTGAAAGCGTACATGTTGTCTCCGCGATCAACCCAGCAAAACAAAGTTTACTCAAACCCGAAGTCCGCGCCCGCGTGATTGCACATGCAATCGATCCTTTTATTGACTGGTGGGCTTTAGATCCCCCCTTTCGAGTGGGAGAAAAAGTGATTGTAACTTCACAAGAAGGTCTCGTTGCAGATTATGCAAAAGAAAATAATATTAGTCACCTTATTCGTGGACTTCGCTCAACATCTGACTTTGAAGCTGAGTTTAATTTATACTTTTCAAACCAAGCCATTAATCCAAAGTTACAAACCTGGGCCGTATTATGTCCCCATCACTTACTTCACTGCTCTTCCACATATGTAAAGACAGTTGTCGGCAAAGCTCATGTGAAATCGGTTGGTGCTAAATTTGTAGCACAAGCTCTCATGTTAAATTGGGTTCGTGTGATTGGACAAATTTTTGATCTCATCGAAGTTTGTTCCTCTCATCGCTTTGATATTGATTCTTCCAATTTAAACGAAACAGATTTATCTGAATGTTTGCAGCTTTTATTTTCTGCATTAGCATTTCGCATCTTAAGAATTTCTCGTTCCGTTATGGTTAAAACATCAAAATATATTGATACATTTTTAAAACAAAATGGTTCTCGGCTACGAGATGAAATTAAAGAAAATAAATATTACCCTCAAACAGAAATCAATAATCTTTGGGCAATTTTAGCAAACTGTATTGAGCAAGATGCTATTTTTCCAGATGGAATTGATTCCGGAGTCTCTTATTTACTTTCCTTATCAAAAAATTTAGGCAAGACATCTATTAAATTATTTAATGAAGATGAAGTTTATCACGCGTACGAAAATTTAAAAAAATAA
- a CDS encoding acyl-CoA dehydrogenase family protein — translation MDVQATDFLGAFDNIDESQKLIKETVRKFVTEKFQPNITENFEKGHFPKEYIKEMGNLGLLGCNLTGYGCAGLDEVSYGLIMKELERGDSGLRSFASVQSSLAMYAIHAFGSENQKNEFLPRMAKGEIVGCFGLTEPDFGSNPAGMKTFAKKDGDDWILNGSKTWITNAPIANVAIVWAQTESGIRGFLIEKGTKGFSAPEIHHKLSLRASITGSLYFDNCRIPKSNMLEKTIGLKNALMCLNQARFGIIFGVLGAAEDCLNEALSYTKERIMFQKPLASFQLIQRKLAIMATEIAKGNLLAMQLAKLKHEKSIQPAQISMGKQNNVQIALDCARTTRDILGANGISGEYRCMRHMCNLESVYTYEGTNDIHILVVGQQLTGIPAFE, via the coding sequence ATGGATGTACAAGCAACTGATTTTTTAGGTGCCTTTGATAATATAGATGAATCACAAAAATTAATTAAAGAAACAGTTCGAAAATTTGTTACTGAAAAATTTCAACCTAATATCACAGAAAACTTTGAAAAAGGTCATTTTCCAAAAGAATATATAAAAGAAATGGGAAATTTAGGGTTATTAGGCTGTAACTTAACAGGATATGGGTGCGCTGGATTAGATGAAGTATCCTATGGCCTCATCATGAAAGAACTTGAACGAGGCGATAGTGGATTAAGAAGTTTTGCAAGCGTACAAAGTAGTTTAGCCATGTATGCCATTCATGCATTTGGATCAGAAAATCAAAAAAATGAGTTTCTTCCACGCATGGCGAAAGGCGAAATTGTAGGTTGTTTTGGATTAACGGAACCTGATTTCGGATCTAACCCAGCAGGAATGAAAACATTTGCCAAAAAAGACGGAGACGATTGGATTTTAAATGGTTCAAAAACATGGATCACAAATGCTCCCATCGCAAATGTGGCTATTGTTTGGGCTCAAACAGAATCTGGAATTCGAGGTTTTCTTATTGAAAAAGGAACAAAAGGATTTTCTGCACCTGAAATCCATCATAAATTAAGTTTACGAGCCTCAATAACGGGTTCTTTATATTTTGATAATTGCAGAATTCCAAAATCAAATATGCTTGAAAAGACGATTGGCTTAAAAAATGCTTTAATGTGTTTAAATCAGGCAAGATTTGGAATTATTTTTGGCGTGTTAGGCGCTGCTGAAGATTGTTTAAACGAAGCTCTTTCCTATACAAAAGAAAGAATCATGTTTCAAAAACCCCTTGCCTCATTTCAATTAATCCAACGTAAATTAGCTATTATGGCCACAGAAATTGCTAAAGGGAATTTATTAGCCATGCAATTAGCAAAATTAAAGCACGAAAAATCCATTCAACCAGCACAAATTAGTATGGGTAAACAAAATAATGTTCAAATAGCTCTTGATTGTGCTAGAACAACTCGAGATATATTAGGAGCAAACGGGATAAGTGGTGAATACCGCTGTATGCGCCATATGTGTAATTTAGAATCTGTTTATACGTATGAAGGAACAAATGATATTCATATACTTGTAGTTGGTCAGCAGTTAACAGGAATTCCTGCTTTCGAATAA
- a CDS encoding TatD family hydrolase: MLIDTHCHLVSDKLKDNLPTLLENAKKAGVQKIINIAYDPETIILAQEQLKVSNMLYVTLGIQPHDASKFTIEEAEKIRPIAQNNMRVVGIGEIGLDAHYTLSPMNKQIECFEYFLQMALELKLPIVVHVRETHKDVLTRIIPYSKRGLMGVIHCFTGTLEESKEFLDCGFFISFSGIVTFKNSISLQEVAKYVPENKILIETDSPYLAPTPLRGKINEPAYVHHTCDFISRLRNVEYDYFANLTTKNAESLFFRMHTPS, translated from the coding sequence ATGTTAATAGATACTCATTGCCATCTTGTTTCAGATAAATTAAAAGACAATCTTCCTACACTTCTAGAAAATGCGAAAAAAGCTGGCGTACAAAAAATAATTAATATTGCTTATGATCCAGAAACTATTATTTTAGCGCAAGAGCAATTAAAAGTATCTAACATGTTATATGTTACTTTAGGTATTCAACCCCATGATGCTTCAAAATTCACAATAGAAGAAGCAGAAAAAATAAGACCCATTGCTCAAAATAATATGAGAGTCGTTGGAATTGGTGAAATTGGATTGGATGCCCATTACACTTTATCCCCTATGAATAAACAAATTGAGTGCTTTGAATATTTTTTACAAATGGCTTTGGAGTTAAAACTCCCTATTGTTGTCCATGTCCGTGAAACTCATAAAGATGTTTTAACAAGAATTATTCCCTACTCAAAACGAGGATTAATGGGAGTGATTCATTGTTTTACAGGTACCTTAGAAGAATCTAAAGAATTTCTTGATTGCGGTTTTTTTATTTCTTTTTCAGGAATTGTTACTTTTAAAAATTCAATAAGTTTACAAGAAGTAGCTAAATATGTTCCTGAAAATAAAATATTAATTGAAACAGACAGTCCTTATCTTGCGCCAACTCCACTAAGAGGTAAGATAAATGAGCCAGCGTATGTTCATCACACTTGTGATTTTATTTCAAGACTTCGCAATGTAGAATACGATTATTTTGCAAATTTAACTACCAAAAATGCGGAGTCACTCTTTTTTAGAATGCATACTCCTTCCTAG
- the hrpB gene encoding ATP-dependent helicase HrpB, with product MSNQPIKLPIDDLIPDIINHIKTEKSLILQATPGAGKTTRVPPALLNLFDGKILVLEPRRLATKLSAERVSQELNEKCGETVGYQVRFDKVESSKTKIKYITEGIFSRLILSDPSLKNISCVIIDEFHERHIHTDIALMLVKLLQNTIRPDLKLIVMSATLETQNLQEYLPSAKVLVSEGKNYPVTYEYLNLPDSNKSLFTLVPIAVEEVLKNNSCPGHILVFLPGNFEIKRCAENLKELSAKYTFEIFQLKADISIQEQQKIFLKSNIRKVILSTNVAETSVTIDGVTGVIDSGVAKIAGHGSWSGLPTLDIMPISQASCIQRAGRAGRTSPGIAKRLFTQLDYNMRSPFQKPEIQRVDLTQTILELKIMERKLKESFKFDSSFENLFPWFDIPSKNNVESSFGLLKNLNAFDKNNNVTEIGIKISEYPLHPRLGRILVESESKNILAQGILVVSLINEGTFLKRGNQSIDIAHSDIQYQIDLFKKIYLKESISSYKKDLIDFNATKRIENLAKQLCHSSAIHFSNCFKLISDEDLSLILLSGYPDRVCQIRSQSKKNISGRKEINLCLGGGAFISPSSVVQDSELLLAIDAEESANALSQSNSTQIRICHGIEAEYLLAAPEGFIQEYDEYIWDNENERVRGYQKLVYGKLVLEEKQIKEQNNKHEETLIKQLSTMWPKPFEDDKALQFLINRVKLAKQKGEKINIPNFLEEDFELLICHICENKKSFKEILEKDLDEYLDELISYEDQKILSNLFPSHIKIGKGRKVKVHYEEDKPPWVASRLQDFFGTLDTPRICNGTIPLVTHLLAPNMQSVQVTTDLAGFWERGYLEVKKELSRKYPRHSWPDNPKTAEPPEIILRKRNK from the coding sequence ATGTCAAATCAACCTATTAAGCTTCCTATTGATGATCTCATTCCCGATATTATCAATCATATTAAAACAGAAAAATCTTTAATACTTCAAGCAACTCCAGGCGCAGGAAAAACAACAAGAGTCCCTCCTGCTTTATTAAACTTATTTGATGGAAAAATTTTGGTTTTAGAACCAAGAAGATTAGCTACAAAACTATCTGCAGAAAGAGTTTCGCAAGAATTAAATGAAAAGTGTGGAGAAACCGTTGGATATCAAGTACGCTTTGATAAAGTGGAAAGCTCTAAAACAAAAATCAAATATATTACAGAAGGCATTTTTTCAAGACTCATTCTTTCTGATCCTAGTTTAAAAAATATTTCATGTGTAATTATAGATGAATTTCATGAGAGACATATTCATACTGATATTGCTTTAATGCTAGTTAAATTATTGCAAAATACAATTCGCCCCGATCTCAAACTTATAGTCATGTCTGCAACATTAGAAACACAAAACTTACAGGAATATTTACCAAGCGCAAAAGTACTCGTATCTGAAGGAAAAAATTATCCTGTTACTTATGAATATTTAAATTTACCTGATTCAAATAAGTCTCTTTTTACTTTAGTTCCCATAGCAGTTGAAGAGGTTTTAAAAAACAATTCCTGTCCAGGGCATATTTTAGTATTTCTCCCTGGTAACTTTGAAATAAAACGATGTGCTGAAAATTTAAAAGAATTAAGCGCAAAATATACTTTTGAAATATTTCAATTAAAAGCAGATATTTCTATTCAAGAACAGCAAAAAATATTTTTAAAATCAAATATACGTAAAGTAATTTTAAGTACCAACGTTGCAGAAACATCGGTTACAATTGATGGCGTAACAGGAGTCATTGATTCTGGTGTCGCTAAAATTGCGGGACATGGCAGTTGGAGTGGTCTTCCTACTTTGGATATTATGCCAATTAGTCAAGCTTCATGCATTCAAAGAGCAGGACGTGCAGGAAGAACAAGCCCAGGAATTGCAAAAAGATTATTTACACAACTTGATTATAATATGAGATCTCCTTTTCAAAAGCCAGAAATTCAAAGAGTCGATTTAACACAAACTATTTTAGAATTAAAAATCATGGAGAGAAAATTAAAAGAATCCTTTAAATTTGATTCTTCTTTTGAAAATTTATTCCCTTGGTTTGATATCCCTTCTAAAAATAATGTAGAATCTTCATTTGGTTTATTAAAAAATTTAAATGCATTTGATAAAAATAATAATGTAACTGAAATTGGAATAAAAATCTCTGAATACCCCTTACACCCTAGACTAGGGCGCATTCTGGTTGAATCAGAATCAAAGAATATTCTAGCTCAAGGAATTTTGGTTGTTTCTTTAATTAATGAAGGTACCTTTTTAAAAAGAGGGAATCAATCTATAGACATTGCTCACTCTGATATTCAATATCAAATAGATTTATTTAAAAAAATATATTTGAAAGAAAGTATATCTTCTTATAAAAAAGATCTTATTGATTTTAATGCAACAAAACGAATTGAAAACTTGGCAAAACAACTTTGCCACAGCTCTGCAATCCATTTTTCAAATTGTTTTAAACTAATTTCTGATGAAGATTTAAGTCTTATTCTTTTATCTGGATATCCTGATAGAGTTTGTCAAATTCGCTCTCAAAGTAAAAAAAATATTTCGGGTCGAAAAGAAATTAATTTATGTTTAGGTGGTGGTGCTTTTATTTCTCCATCAAGCGTCGTGCAAGACTCTGAATTATTATTAGCAATAGATGCTGAAGAATCGGCAAACGCCCTTTCACAATCGAACTCTACCCAAATTCGAATTTGTCATGGAATAGAAGCAGAATATCTTTTAGCCGCTCCAGAAGGATTTATACAAGAATATGATGAATATATCTGGGATAATGAAAACGAGAGGGTCAGGGGATATCAAAAATTAGTTTATGGCAAACTTGTTTTAGAAGAAAAACAAATAAAGGAACAAAATAACAAACATGAAGAAACACTTATAAAACAATTATCTACTATGTGGCCTAAACCTTTTGAAGATGATAAAGCACTTCAATTTTTAATAAATAGAGTTAAGCTAGCAAAACAAAAAGGGGAAAAAATAAATATCCCTAATTTTTTAGAAGAAGATTTTGAATTATTAATATGTCATATATGTGAAAATAAAAAAAGCTTTAAAGAAATTTTAGAAAAAGACCTTGATGAATACCTAGATGAACTTATTTCTTATGAAGATCAAAAAATATTATCAAATTTGTTTCCAAGCCATATTAAGATTGGTAAAGGAAGAAAAGTTAAAGTTCACTATGAAGAAGATAAACCACCTTGGGTTGCCTCTCGTTTGCAAGATTTTTTTGGAACTTTAGATACTCCTCGTATTTGTAACGGAACAATTCCACTTGTTACTCATTTATTAGCCCCAAATATGCAATCTGTTCAAGTAACAACAGATCTTGCTGGATTTTGGGAGCGGGGTTATTTAGAAGTAAAAAAAGAACTTTCACGCAAATACCCTCGCCATTCTTGGCCTGATAATCCCAAAACAGCAGAACCACCAGAAATAATTCTTAGAAAGAGAAATAAATAA